The Muntiacus reevesi chromosome 5, mMunRee1.1, whole genome shotgun sequence genome segment gggattgggggcaggaggagaaggggacgacagaggatgagatggctggatggcatcaccgactcgatggacatgagtttgagtaaactccgggagttggtgatggacagggaggcctggcatgctgcgattcatggggtcgcaaagagtcggacacgactgagcgactgaactgaactgcctacTGTGTCATGTGAGCTGTTTGGGCACACAAGTGTGTCCATGGGAGTccatgtttgcatgtgtgtgtacatgtgtgtgctgtgtgtatagGTCCACCTGCAGGTATGTGCCTGTGCCCACATCAGCCACAGGCTTGCAACATCTAGTGATGCTGTCAGAACTTCCTCCTCCTCTGATCAGCACAGCACCCTCAGAGGTGAGGCAGGCTGGGATAGCACACCCATTTTAGAGCTGAGATAACTGAGGCCCCACAGATTCTGGACAAAAGATAACGGAAACACTAAACAACTTCCACTGCCACTTCTCAAGAGCTGAGAGCAAAATCAGAGtgctgggagcaaaagcagggtactgagcATGCCCCCTGCACTCAACACTAGAGGGCAAAACACCTAAGCAACCGCTCTGGCTACACCCTGCCAACTCTCACCCTATATAAGGAACAAGCTGACCCCTCCTCAGGGAGAGTGAGCAAGGGAACCTGTTGTTAGTTCTCACTCCCTACTGCTGCAGAAggggccccagtaaagccttgcctgggaaaaaaaaagataaccaagGCCCCAAAGGTGGATAGGCTTAACTGAGTCACAGCTGATGGACCACAAACCTCAGCCTCTAACTCCTGGTCCCTCCTCCACCAGATGGCGCTGCCTCTAGAGACACGCTCTTCTCCACGCTGGAATCCTGCCTGACAAGCCCTCTGGGGTGGAGGGAGCCAGGGGGGACGCACGGGGTCCCAGCCAAGGTCAGGCTctgggagggaggtggtgggTCCCAGCCAAGGTCAGGCTCTGGGAGGGAGGTGCCTCAGGTCACAGGATCACTGAGGTCCCTTTTGTTCCCATGCCTGCCCACCCACCCAGGGCCTCACCTCGGGGTTGCTGAACACCTCCCATAGGTCGTTGTGGAGGTGGGTGGTCTGGTAGCTGTCCAGGGAGAGCAGGTGGCCGAAGGAGTGCCGGTTGGTCAGGAACATGAACACATCCTGGGGAGAAGAGGCCGGATGGAAGAGAGCCTCCTTTCTGCACACTCCAACCCTGGGGTGGGCAAAACTGAAGCCTCCTCTACCCACCATATTTAAATTCACAACCCAGTGTGGGTCACTCCATTTTCCAAGTGCCCAAGGCCTGAGCCAatcaaggaagacttcctggaggactGAACAGGAGTGAAAGAATGAACATGCAAACGAAAAGGACGGAGTTCTGATCCTGGAGTGAGTTGTGGGCACAAGGAAAACATCATCCCACTGtcacgtttaaaaaaaaaaataaccacaaaATAGTATCAGGTGGGGCACAGGGAAAAGGTAAGGGCATCTCTTGGGCACATTACTTGGAGTAAAcgtgaaaagttcagttttctttaggCTGTCGAAATGTACATAAAAGAGAtcgtgtggggcttccctggtggctcagtggtaaagaatccacctgccaatgcaggagatgtgggttcaatccctggtctgggaaaatcccacaggccatggagcaatgaagcctgtgcaccacactaTTGAGCGGCCCCTATTTCATTGCATCTAGAGGAAAGCCCGCATAgcagtgaaaacccagcacagtcataaataaataaacaaaagtttttaaaaagagaaagacagtgtGATAACTGGGTCTACTAAAATGACCCTACAGACCCCGAGGGGCAGCCCTCATGCCTGCTGCCCCAAGGCCCCCACCAGGGCCTGGCAGCCTGTAAGCAGTTCTGCTGGGATCTCAGAAGCCACAGGGAACATGGGAACAAGGTAACTCATCTTCCCCATCAACAGGGTCTCTTCTGACTGCCCAGCCCAGCTAACCTGCTGCCGGATGTTGGCACAGAAGGCCATGTCAGGGTCCAGCTTGCTGTGGTGGAACAGGTCTGTCTTCTGCAGCTCAGCCCGCAGGGTGCTTCCCTTGATCAGGTAGATGTTTGAGATGTAGGGTACATTCCAGACACCCCtaagggagagaggggaagatGGAGGGGGTCACAGGCAATGGTGTGGAGTCACAGGCTGGGGGTCAGGGGTCAGACGAGGGGGAAGTCACAGGCTGGGAGGGCAGGATGGTGCCAATTTGATTCCCCTACTCTGGGCACATGGCCCCAGGATAATTGTCAGGAAGTCTTTCTGTGTGTCTGACTGCAGTCTTCCTTGTTTCAGTTCAGCAGGAATTTGAGCACAGGGACAGGAATACTGGGGGATGCGAGGCCAGGAGGCAGACAGAGGAGGGTGTCCCCCCATCCTGCAGGTACTCACACACGCCGTCCCTGCACGATGTCCACGTAGTCCTCCGAGCGGGCGTAGTAGCCgtctgcactcagtgccccccaGAAGTTCGACCATAGCCTCCCGTGGCGGGTCATCAATGGGGTGATAACATTCCTGGGGAAGGGAGCATCTCAGAGGGAGTCCCTCTGCCcgaggggaggtgggggcaggtccaggtgtggggaaggggagggagagtgcCTTCAACCTGCAAGGATCTCCCTGGAGtcaggcctggggtggggtgtggcCCATCTGGTGCCAGCTCCCCCTGCCCTTCACAGAGCAGCCAGGAAAGGCacagaggaggaggggtgggaatAGGGGGTGGGATAGATTGGAGCTTGGAGCCAGGAGGTGGAGAACATCCTAGACTAAGACAAGgtagccaggacttccctggcagtacgATGGATAAgaaatttacctgccaatgcaggagacacaggttcgatccctggtccaggaagatcccatattctgcagagcaactaagcccgagcaccacaactactgagcctgtactctagagcccatgagtcacaactactgaggctgcggggtacaactaccgaagcccatgcatccagagcctgtgctctgcaacaagagaagctcctgcaatgagaagcctgtgcagtgcagagagagtagccctcactcgccacaactagagaaagcccacatgcaccagtgaagacccagaacggtcaaaaataaataaataaattgtgtgtgtgtgtgtgtgtgtgtgtgtgtgtgtggtgtgtgtgtgtgtgtgtgtgtgtgtacaaacaaGATAGCCAGGCTGGGAAAAGCCCAGGGTCACAGGTGAGGCCAATGTGGAGGAGGAGACAGGCAGGGGAGGGGCCCCCACCCCGCCTGCCTGCCAGCCGGCCGCGGCCAACCCACAGCCTCACTTGTTCTGCTCGATCAGCAGCCGCAGGGTTTTGGGCTCAGTCAGGGCCACGTCGGCATCCACGCTGAAGTAGTAGGTGCAGCCACGCTCCTGCCGGCACAGGTCCCTGTGGGGAGGGAACACAGGGTCATCGGGGTCAGGGTGCTGGTGCCAGCCTCCCCACCCAGGATCGCTGCACCTGCAGTCCCCACCGCTGCCCACATCTGTCATCACCAGGTACCAGCCAAGGGTCTTTAGGGAGCTCAGGTCAGCCCTGCTGCAGGCTGGCACCAGCCGCCTCGAGGTCCCTCCCGACTCTGACCCAACCCCTGGACTACAAAGCTGTCAAGACAAAGCCCAGAGCCTGGCATCTGGCACCCAGTGCCCTGAAAACCTGGGCACTGGGGAAAGCAGGCCCACAGACAGGTCCCTATACTGCTCAGTGCTATGGGTAAACTGGCTCTGCCTTTCCAGAGGACAGTTTGGCAATCTATaccaaaagcttaaaaaaatcttACACTAAGTAaaatcagtcagagaaagacaaatatcatatgatatcacttgtatgtggaatctaaaaaaaaataatacaaaccagcatatttacaagacagaaatagacatagaaaataaacatacagTTACTAAAgtggaaaagggggaaaagggagagataaattagcagtatgggattaacagatatacaccaatacacaaaaaataaacaaggatttactgtccAGCACAGTAAATGGCACCAAAGCACCGAGCAGGGTAGGAACCTGCCTGTGGGCCTGCTCTCCCCACTGCCATGGTTTTCAGGGCACTGGGTGCCAGATGCCAGCAAGATGATgatattcaataccttgtaacagcctttaatggaaaagaatcctgaaactagcacaatattgtaaatcaataatggttaaaattttcttaaaaatctgttctttttgtttACTGGTGCCAGGTTCACCAAACTATGGAACACACTGCAAATCTAGCCCACTGCCTGGAGTTTTGAccgttttctctttttttgactgtgctatgcgccatgcaggatcttagttccctgaccagggatcaaactcatgtccctctgcagtggaagcatggagtcttcaccactggaccactaagagaatccccaagaacttttaaaaaatttcctttattgacgtatagttgatttacaatgctaatttctgctatacagccaagtgattcagttgtatatatacatatatatatacatatacacatttttttcatattcttttccattatgcttcatcacaggatattgaatatagttccctgtactacacagtaggaccttgttttccCGTTCTCTacataacagtttgcatctgctaatcccaaactcccagtccatccctctcccaccccatggCAATCACAAATCTGTAAGAACAGTTTCACATTTCTAAATGGCTggggaaaacaaaaatcaaaagaagtcATGTGAAAATCATATGAACTTCAAATTTCAGTgttgataaagaaaatgttattggAGCACAGCCACGCTCACTCATGCTCTAATAGCCGGGCTGAGAGGTCACAGCAGAGCCCTCAAAGCCAATTTACATAGATTTACTAGCTGGTCCTTTATAAGGCGTTTGCCAATCTCAGATCTGCACTTTCTATCTTATAGTCAACACAAATTAAACTTGTTTATTTCcatgataaaggaaaaaaatcagagactGTTTCTCTGTCAGCATTTATCTCCTCTAGCCCTCCAGTCGTTCCTCTGTCTCTCCTTTGCTTCCCGAACCCAAATGACAGTGCTCAGCCCTCCCCAGGAGCACTGAGGTTAGCTCAACAATCTCCCCACTTGACAGATGAGAACACCGAGGTCAAGGGAGGGGCAGGACTTGCTGAAGACCACACAGCCTTCTGAACCCGTCTCCCCGCCTGGGGCTCCTGACATCACGGCCCCCCCGCCACGACCCTCAACTCACGCGCCCATGTTCCTGGCGTCGGCGTTGGCCACCCGCACCTCGGGGCCCACCAGTTTCACTGACTGGTACTCGTCGCCGTGCTCTGCCAGGAACTGCTCCACCTGAGCCTTGTGGTGCGGCTCCTGGGGGCAAAGGGATGGAGGCTGAGGACGAGGCTCCACCCCCTGGGCCCACAACGCCTTCTGCTTCCCCAGGCTGCTCCCTGTCATTGCTGGCACATCCCCAGCCACTTGCTGCAACTTGCTCCCTGGAACTCTACCATCACCAGACCTTCTGCCTGGAGTGCCCTTCCTGGCCAGCCTCTGaccgtgcgtgcatgctaagtcacttcagtcgtgtctgactctttgtcacccctggactgtagcccgccaagctcctctacccatgggattctccaagcaagaatactggagtgggctgccatttcctcctccaggggatactctCGAACCAAAGATCGAACACACGTTtcttgtctcctgccttggcaggcgggttctttacctctagtgccacctgggaagccagcctCCGACCATTCTCCCCTGACGAGACCAGGTCTACAGGCCTCTTAAAAGCCTCTGTCACCAGGACAGTGACCCTCACCTCACAGGCCTGACATCCAGTCACTGATGACCAGTTCTGCTGGTCCTTGGCCCAGGGTTCTGCTTTGCTATAAAATGCTCCAGGTGATGCTCAAATGGCACTTGGAAAAAGTGCCTTGCATGGGGAAAAAGGAAGAGCAGGGTGTTTAAAAACAAACCCAGGGTTCAGAGAGAAGCGTGGATCTGCTCCAGTGAGCTGcaggaccttggacaagtcacttcacctGTTTCAGCTTCAGTCTCCTCCCTCGTAAAATGGGAGGGCAATCATGTCTCCCCACAGGGTCACTGCGAGGAGCTGACAAGTCAGACAAGGGCACACAGAAGGTCCTTGAAGACCATCTGGGACAGCTCTCTCTTTTTCTACACAAAGTCACAATTCACGCGTGTGAGGTTTGATGACTCCAGGGAAGCTGGGTGCTTCCCATGGGCAGGGTCTACATCCTCCTTCTGTTTCCAGGCAGCACAGTTGAATGTCTGTGAGACAGACAAGCCAAGCTGAGTGGGGCCCACAGGTCCCTGGAGTTGGGGTGCAGACAGTCAGGGCCTAGAGGTCTCAGAAGAGGGTGACCCTAGACAGGGCAGCTGAGAAGACTCTATGGAAGACAAAAAGCCTTGACAGCAGACAGGACTTAAGAGCATGTCTGGCTTCTCTCAGCAAAAGCTGAGATGTGGGACTTTATCCTGCCGGGATAGAGAGGCTGGCAAGGCAGGAGCTCAGAATACTTATTCCAGGCCTGGATTCACAAAGCAGCAGGCCTTCGGATCCCCCCTGACTCCTCAGAATGTATTATActcaaggaataaaaataaatttaactatcACCAGATCAAATCAGAAAAgactgggactcccctggtggtccagtgattaagactcagcacttccactgcatgggacacaggttcgatccctggtcggggaactaagatcccacatgccctgcagcttggccaaaaaaaaggaggggggtggGGAAATGAAAGACTGACTGGAGCAGGAAGGGTAATAATGATAATGACGTCCGCTaagagcacctactatgtgcttcCTATTCATCAGGTGCTCATCTTCATGCTTCAGAGGTCAACTTGTTTAACCCTTGCAGCAATCCCATATGGCCAGCACTAATAGTATCCCTATTGAATAGAcctaacagatgagaaaactgaagcctagAGAGGTTGAATAAgatacccaaggtcacacagctaatataAGCAGCGTTATTGGGGTTCAAACCCAgccagtctgactccagagtcaaCCCAGTGATTGGGGATACAGCCTACTGCCCACTTCCATCTGGCCCAGATAACCCTGGTTCAGTCACTTCCTCAGAGGTCTCAGGGCACCTTGCAAAGGTGGACCCTTGACCCAAATCACATGGTGACCACACCGAGTGCCTGCTACCTACGTGGTTGTGAATGAAAAGCCTCAACCGTTTTCGGGGGTAGTGGAGGCGCAGGAGCCGCTGGAAGAACAGGGACAGGAATGGAGTGGGCTGCTCGATGAACACGCCAACCAGGACAGTGGGCAGAGCTTCATCCTGCAGGGAGAGAGGGCGGCACAAGGGTCCAGGCATGTCCAGCCACTGAGCGGCTGCTGAGCCCTGAGGATGGCCAGAGGGACTAGAAGTCAGAGGCTTTGCAGGACTCAGCAGGAAAGGGGCCTGGGCAGGAGCTCCGAGCTGGGTGTGCAGGTGGCAGGGGAGGGGACCAGCTGGGACGCAGCAGGAGGCTGTCCCTGCAGGGGCCAGCTGCAGTATGAGTCCAAACTCTAGCCAGGATGGGTTGACCGCATGTTGTCAAGAAAAGTTGACTGGCATGGGGTCTGAGATGGACCATGAATGAGGAATAAGGTtcatgggatggggagagggctACAAGGGCACCTGAAGGACCGGGCAGAAGAAACCAGAACTTAGGCTTCCTAGGAAACTAGAGCCATGTGCAATCTGAGCAGCTTTGGTCAGATTTGGTCAATCTGAGCCATGTGCATCTCCAGGAGGAGATGCCTGGGTGAGGACAAGGAGGAAGGTGACCGCTTTACTGCCCACCAAAGATGACAGAGTCTGTTCCAgaatcccccccccccgcccgtcTCCCACCCCAAGGACACAGCCCTGGGGCCCAGCAGCCTCACCCCGATGCCCTTGAGGCTGCGCAGGCCCTCGTCACACACGGCGCACCCCGTCTCGAAGGTCCAGAAGCGCGGGATGTAGTTGCCCAAGTAGTTCAGCTGCAGCTGTCGGGAGATGAGGGATATGAGCGAAACCAGGCCAGTCCCACTCCTGCCCCGGCCACCACCAAGCGGGGGGGCCTGCACCCCAGCCCTCCACCACCCCAAAGGGGGCAGAAATATGGCTTTGTTGGGGGTGGGTCTTGGAGAGCATGTCCGCCTTGGAGATGACCAAAGCTGCTCTGAGGGGGGCGGAGGGAGGACACAGACTCTAGTGCTGCTTCATCTGTGGACtgcctgtgtgtgctaagtcgtttcagtcatatccaactctgcgaccccatggactgtaacctgccaggatcctctgtccatgggactctccaggcaagaatactggagtggcttgccatgccctcctccaggggatcttcccaatccggggacTGAACCTGCCACGTCTctgaagtcttctgcattggcagatgggttctttaccactagtggtacCTGGAAAGCCCTGTGGACCTCCTGGGAGTgtgtaaaatgcagattcctgggccccacaTCTGCAGACATTTCAAAACCGCAGCTCTTGggtgggtggcgctagtggtaaagaatccacctgccaatgcaggagacacaagagacgcgggttcaatccctgggttgggaagatcccctggaggagggcatggcaacccactctggtattctttcctggaaaatcccatggacagaggagcctggcaggctacagtctatggggccacagtgagtgggacacaattgagcgactgagcacacacgcacttgGGTGGCATCAGGAAATCTGCATTTAAACacactccccttcccctcctgtccaCGTGATTCTGAAGGAGTGGTTGAGGACCACACTCCTAGAAACCAGTTGTGGTCCAGGGGCCTGTCCCTCAAGGGCCAGGGGAGGCTGGCCTGCACCCCGCCCTCCTCCTACAGCTCTGGGAGAACAGGGAACACTCTGTACTGTTCAGGGCTGGCGAGGCCTCACGCCCTGGTGCAAACATGCAATGTTTGCTGAATGTAGAAACAAGTCTGCCCTGGAGTGGCAGAGTACAGATGACTCAAGGCAGCCCCGCCTGGACCTGGATGGGGACAGTGCCTCCTCTGTGGTCCAGCACAGATGGACAGGCATCACTGACCATCCGGTACGGAGAGGAGGCACCACCCTGAACTCAGATGTGAGGTCAGGGGCAGTGAGCGGGTCCCAGGTAGGTGGCCCCAAACCCAAGGGGAAGTTTTGGGGTCACAGTGAGAGCACAACCCGGATTCTGGACCTCTCCCCCCGGACTCTCCCCTGGGGCTGGGGCCCCTCCCTACCTTGGTGGGCCCGTTGCCATGAATCAGGACCGGGAGGGTGTCGTAGGCCAGGTTCCTCGCTCTCACTTGGCCCATTTCAAACTTGAGCACGACCTCATCTGTAGGTCAGAAAACAGAGACCTGTCCAGCATCAGGCCCAGAGGCCAAGTTCTGGGCTCTGACCCAGACAGTCTGCACATAAGACAGCAGGTAGGACTGCTCTGTCTGACAGTTATAAAATGCAGACGGGCCTTTTCCCAGAGGCCTGAGAAGATGCTTGGCAGGGAGGCCTTTTGTGGCGAGTGATCATGTGAGGGGAGCCCATCAGTGCAAGCCCCTGACCCACCCAAGAAGTGGTCTGGACCCAGCTTTTTAACCGAGGCTCATGAACTCCCAGAAACCACAGACCAAAGGGTGTGATGTCTCTGCACCTCACTAGGATGTGACCCAGAGCTCTCCTCAGACTCTCAAAGGGGTCCATTTACCCCATTAAATCACCAATCAATGATCTGGTCCAACTTCTCTAAGGATGGGAAAACAGACGCCCGAGGGTATGTGTATATGTcttgcctgaggtcacccagCAAAATAGTGGCAAAGCAGCATCATCACCAGCCACTGACTTGGGACCAGGCCAACAGCATTTGTGGTTTCAAGGGACAAGTGGCCTCTCTGCTTCCCATGTCATCCATCaactccctgcccccagctcagGAAGTCTTCACCTGGGAGGTGGGAGAGCAGGGGAAGGAGGTGAAGTAGGCTCATCTCGCAGGACCAGGGACGCAGGGCAGGGATGGGATACCCACTGAGTGCATCACCCAGCTCCTCCCAGTCTGAGCCCTGGTGTCCAGCAGGCTCTCTGGACTGACCTCCTGGCCCTCCTTTCTTCACCCCAAAGAGACACAGCTCTGCCCCCAGAGAATATCCAGGTGGTCTCTGGGGACGTGGGGATGAGATAGGCAAAATCCCAGCACAACAGCTGAGAGGAACCTCCTTGGCTGGAATCCTCATCTCCTTACCACTCCTCTCAGGATCCCCCTCCCTGTCGGGGCTACTCACCCAAGGCTCCATCCAGATTCTGGAAGATTCGGCAACGGTGGTCCAGGGTGATATTGATCTGCTCCTGTAGGAAAGAGGGCATTGGACTGCACCAGGAACAAGCCCTGGCAGTGGACAGGGTTCCATCACCCAGTGTGGGGAGCCAGTCCTTCCCttctgccatttcctctccctccACCCACTTTGTCCTGTCacatcagggcagctgggagcccTGGGAAGGTCAGTCAGTGGCCGAGCCCCTGGGATTTACTGCTCTAGCACCTTTATTCACAGAGAACCAGGGACTCTCTGAACTGGAAGGAATCTAAGGGGACCGCTGGTTCAACAGCCATTGTGATAACAGATGCTTGTTTAGCACTTGATTGTGTGCCAATCAGTATTCTAAGTATTACAAGCATACTCATTTAATCCACAGAACAGTCTTGTGAGAAAGTATCATCATTGCATTTCACAGATTTAAAaacaaggcacagagaggttggataacttgctcaaggtcacatagctagtaactGGCTAAGCTGGCATTGGAAATGGGCAGCCTGGCCCTGAGGTCCATGTTCACCGCATAAAGCTACCTCTTGCAGGTGCAACTATGTCTCAAGGAACCTAGGTCAAGCCAAGTGACACTCTAGGGTCAGCCTTCATCCCACAGAGAGCAGCTCTACCGTTTTAGACCACAGGCTTCTACTAGCAATATCACTGGAggcagaggggaaggaggaggaaggactgaGCCAACAAAGATCAAGTTCATAGTTTCCACTACACAAGTCCAACTGCTTCACTTCATCATTTCATGGATAATAAAAATcgaggcccagagaaggaaagtgaCTTACCCTTTGTCACGCAACACAGCATAAATAGGGGTTGAGGGGGTGTGCAGGGCAGAATCCAGGAATACTGACCCTCACCCCAAGGGTTCCCTAAGTTTCCTGCCTGCCCAGAGGACACTGGCTGGCTTTGGGGTTACACTTGCTCAGTTCTACCACCTCCACTCCCCTCAAGGATCCCTGCCTTGACACAGGATCAGAGGCCTGGCTTGTGGGGCCCAGGTCCAGTCAAGATTTCTTTAGTCCCTCAGAACTCCCCCAAGTGGGGTGGGACAGGGGCAGCTCAGGCTGTCAGTTCCTTTCAAGACCATCCTCACCACCTGACAGAAGGCTGCCAATTCCTCCTCTCCCCAGTTTGAGGGTTCAGGAGGGCAGAAACCCCAACTGTCTTGTTCATTACCTACACCTGACAGTGTCTCACACACAACTCAGTAAATatctgctggggcttccctggtagctcagtggttaagaatctgcctaccaacacaggagacacaggttcgatccctgatccaggaagatcccacatcctgtgGAGCAAGTAAGCCAGCACACCACGACGATTGAGCCTGTggtctagagcccgggagctgcaactactgaagcctgagtgccctagagcccaagctctgcaacaagagaagccactgcaatgagaagcccgaacaccataactagagagcagcccccattctctgcaactagagaaaagccagtgcagcaacaaagacccaggacagccaaaaataaaaaagtaaatactataaataaatatttttaaaaatacctgctGAATAGATGAGTGAATCGAAGAATAGATAAATGGGGTGTTAATGCCCAACCCAGGGGGTCAGGtctggggggcgggggctgcTCCCAGTGCAGCCCAATCTGCGGGATCCAGCGTCAAGATCCCACAGTCCTACCCGTTGCCGCTTACCCTCTTCTCTGGGTCCAAGAAGATCTTGGTGTAAAAGAGCTGGTCGCTGTCGCTGTCCTGGCCTTCCCACTCTGCCACCAGTTTGCTGAGGTTGGGGGCATAACCAAtgaagcctgggggtgggggacataTAGAGAAAGACACTCAGCTTCTGACCTCTGAGTCAGGGGCCTCCTCCCAGGCTTCCCTCTCACCCACCTTTCACTTCTTTATTCATAAGCCCTGCCTCCTCTCAGAAGCCCTCCTGGATTGAGGGGAGGTGCTGTCTATGGGCTGGAAACAGTCTATCTGTTAATGCCACTTGGTGACAAGTTCCCACTGAGCCCAGAGAGAAAAATCACTGTTGTCCATTAAGCTGCACCAGCTCAGGTCCTGGGCTACACACAGGTGGGGAATGACTGAGTTAGACTGAAGCCCAGGGCTGGTGGGGCATAAGTTTGGAGCCCCTTTTCTA includes the following:
- the PLOD1 gene encoding procollagen-lysine,2-oxoglutarate 5-dioxygenase 1; translated protein: MRLLLLLAPLGWLLLAETKGDAKPEDNLLVLTVATKETEGFRRFKRSAQFFNYKIQALGLGEDWPGEATSAGGGLKVRLLKKALEKHADKENLVILFTDSYDVVFASGPRELLKKFRQARSQVVFSAEELIYPDRRLEAKYPMVSDGKRFLGSGGFIGYAPNLSKLVAEWEGQDSDSDQLFYTKIFLDPEKREQINITLDHRCRIFQNLDGALDEVVLKFEMGQVRARNLAYDTLPVLIHGNGPTKLQLNYLGNYIPRFWTFETGCAVCDEGLRSLKGIGDEALPTVLVGVFIEQPTPFLSLFFQRLLRLHYPRKRLRLFIHNHEPHHKAQVEQFLAEHGDEYQSVKLVGPEVRVANADARNMGADLCRQERGCTYYFSVDADVALTEPKTLRLLIEQNKNVITPLMTRHGRLWSNFWGALSADGYYARSEDYVDIVQGRRVGVWNVPYISNIYLIKGSTLRAELQKTDLFHHSKLDPDMAFCANIRQQDVFMFLTNRHSFGHLLSLDSYQTTHLHNDLWEVFSNPEDWKEKYIHENYTKALAGKMVEMPCPDVYWFPIFTETACDELVEEMEHYGQWSLGDNKDNRIQGGYENVPTIDIHMNQINFEREWHKFLVEYIAPMTEKLYPGYYTRAQFDLAFVVRYKPDEQPSLVPHHDASTFTINIALNRVGVDYEGGGCRFLRYNCSIRAPRKGWTLMHPGRLTHYHEGLPTTKGTRYIAVSFVDP